In one window of Spartinivicinus poritis DNA:
- a CDS encoding AsnC family protein has translation MIPAINDQLTLNQQERLKAFLEQGLPLEHRPFKTLAKQLQTTEQALLDVVQQWQQQGLIRRFGLVIRHHALGYHANAMVVWDINDEYVQQVGAKLANEPVITLCYQRKRQRPEWPYNLFCMIHGKEKQQVCNEIKQIIARHQLQKIPYEILFSNKVYKQRGGRYSLRKS, from the coding sequence ATGATACCAGCTATAAATGATCAATTAACATTGAACCAACAAGAAAGACTAAAAGCATTTTTAGAACAAGGTCTACCATTAGAACATAGACCATTTAAAACATTGGCAAAACAGTTACAAACAACTGAACAGGCATTATTAGACGTTGTACAACAATGGCAGCAGCAAGGGCTTATCCGCCGATTTGGCTTAGTTATTCGTCATCACGCTTTAGGTTATCATGCCAATGCTATGGTGGTTTGGGATATTAATGATGAATATGTACAACAAGTTGGTGCTAAATTAGCCAATGAACCAGTTATTACTTTATGTTACCAACGTAAACGACAACGGCCGGAATGGCCCTATAATTTATTTTGTATGATTCATGGAAAGGAAAAACAACAGGTTTGTAATGAAATAAAACAAATTATTGCTCGGCATCAACTACAAAAAATACCTTATGAAATACTGTTTAGTAATAAAGTATATAAACAAAGAGGTGGGCGTTACAGCCTTCGCAAATCATAA
- a CDS encoding Lrp/AsnC family transcriptional regulator, with translation MDNVDRQLLNRLQTGIPICEHPFQVIANELSCTEQQVIDKLQKMLDSGLLTRFGPLFDINQFGGAFTLAAMQVPNEDFDRVTDIVNHFPQVAHNYQRQHQLNMWFVIATEQTDEIVDVITQIESLTGLCVYNMPKQEEFYVGLYLPV, from the coding sequence ATGGATAATGTAGACCGACAACTGCTTAACCGCTTACAAACAGGTATCCCCATTTGTGAACATCCATTTCAAGTCATTGCTAATGAGCTTTCTTGCACTGAGCAGCAGGTGATTGATAAATTGCAAAAGATGCTTGATTCCGGCTTATTAACACGATTTGGCCCATTATTTGATATTAATCAATTTGGTGGTGCTTTTACTCTGGCAGCCATGCAAGTACCCAATGAAGATTTTGATAGAGTCACGGATATTGTTAACCACTTTCCTCAAGTTGCTCATAATTATCAACGTCAACACCAGCTGAATATGTGGTTTGTCATAGCCACAGAACAAACTGATGAAATAGTCGATGTTATTACCCAAATAGAGTCTCTTACTGGCTTATGTGTTTATAATATGCCAAAACAGGAGGAGTTTTATGTCGGTTTATACCTCCCCGTTTAA
- a CDS encoding Lrp/AsnC family transcriptional regulator, with protein sequence MSVYTSPFNPHSGQPLSNSLTPIERKLVVLTQSGLPIIPKPFEWLAEQLQVSVAETLVIIKQLQQRGVIRRIAAVPNHYRLGYRYNGMTVWDIIDSQAKPLGKQIAQLPFVSHCYLRPRHLPEWPFNLFAMVHARKQATLESYRSQIRHVLGNACQSDDILISSKILKKTGLRLLP encoded by the coding sequence ATGTCGGTTTATACCTCCCCGTTTAACCCCCATTCCGGCCAACCACTTAGCAATTCACTGACGCCTATTGAACGAAAACTAGTGGTTCTGACACAATCAGGATTACCTATCATACCGAAACCTTTTGAGTGGTTAGCAGAGCAATTGCAAGTATCAGTAGCTGAGACATTAGTTATTATAAAACAGTTGCAGCAGCGAGGAGTTATTCGCCGTATTGCAGCCGTACCTAATCACTATCGATTAGGCTATCGTTATAATGGTATGACAGTATGGGATATTATAGACTCTCAAGCTAAACCATTAGGTAAGCAAATTGCTCAATTACCTTTTGTTAGCCACTGTTATCTTCGTCCACGGCATTTACCAGAGTGGCCTTTTAATTTATTTGCTATGGTTCATGCTCGTAAACAAGCTACGCTAGAAAGTTATCGCAGTCAAATCCGTCATGTATTGGGCAATGCCTGTCAGTCAGATGATATACTGATCAGCAGTAAAATCTTAAAAAAAACAGGATTACGACTATTACCTTAA
- the nirJ gene encoding heme d1 biosynthesis radical SAM protein NirJ: MFRISQFMRCLTQESPPPFPSPPKAPVIIWNLTRRCNLTCRHCYSTSANTHFHSELTTTEAKQVMDDLRAANVSVLILSGGEPLLRSDIYELTAYARTLGFFIALSTNGTLINKSNIQQVANAQFNYVGISLDGLETTHDLFRQQIGSYQASLAAINYCKQANIKVGIRFTLTEQNAIELPQLLDLMEDLNVDKFYLSHLNYSGRGKRSVKLDASTQVTRNAVKLLFARSYQHLIEQRNTDFVTGNNDADGPFLLQWAKQHLATRSLKNTERKQKLKLLEQHLKQWGGNATGVHIANIDNMGNVHPDSYWWSYSLGNIKDKSFKKIWFNNNDQLLAGLREQPRKITGRCSHCQQFSICGGNTRTRAYALTGDVWGEDPGCYLNDNEIAVVQI; this comes from the coding sequence ATGTTTCGTATCAGTCAATTTATGCGTTGCTTAACGCAGGAGTCACCTCCTCCTTTTCCATCACCCCCTAAAGCACCTGTCATTATCTGGAATCTCACACGACGCTGTAATTTAACTTGTCGCCACTGTTACTCTACCTCTGCCAACACCCATTTTCACAGCGAACTAACCACTACAGAAGCAAAGCAAGTGATGGACGATTTACGTGCAGCTAATGTCTCTGTATTAATATTATCTGGCGGCGAACCACTATTAAGGTCTGATATATACGAATTAACAGCTTACGCACGTACCTTAGGTTTTTTTATTGCTTTATCTACTAATGGTACACTAATCAATAAAAGCAATATTCAACAGGTTGCCAATGCTCAATTTAATTATGTTGGCATTAGTTTAGATGGTCTGGAAACAACCCATGATCTATTTCGACAACAAATAGGAAGTTACCAGGCTTCTCTCGCAGCGATTAACTACTGTAAGCAGGCTAATATTAAAGTCGGTATTCGCTTTACGTTAACTGAACAAAATGCCATTGAATTGCCTCAGCTGCTTGACTTAATGGAAGATTTAAATGTAGATAAATTTTACCTATCGCACCTAAACTACTCTGGCCGTGGCAAACGTAGTGTTAAATTAGACGCTTCAACACAAGTTACTCGTAATGCCGTTAAGTTATTATTTGCACGAAGTTATCAACACCTTATTGAACAGCGTAATACTGACTTTGTAACCGGCAATAATGATGCAGATGGTCCTTTTTTACTTCAATGGGCCAAGCAGCACTTAGCCACTCGGTCATTAAAAAATACTGAACGAAAGCAGAAACTTAAACTGTTAGAGCAGCATCTTAAACAATGGGGTGGTAATGCTACAGGCGTCCATATTGCCAATATTGATAATATGGGTAATGTCCATCCAGATAGCTACTGGTGGAGTTATAGTTTAGGAAATATTAAAGATAAATCCTTTAAAAAAATTTGGTTTAATAATAATGATCAGTTGTTAGCTGGATTACGCGAGCAACCAAGGAAAATAACCGGGAGATGTTCCCATTGTCAACAGTTCTCAATTTGTGGGGGTAATACTCGCACCCGTGCCTATGCACTTACTGGTGATGTTTGGGGTGAAGATCCAGGTTGTTATTTAAATGATAATGAAATTGCAGTGGTACAAATATGA
- a CDS encoding nitrite reductase — protein MNKIVVFATYFLVTLSQLNNLGYAQTKPVTDGRVLYQQHCQTCHGKSRLGGHGPALLPGNLSRLKPAAAENVINDGRPATQMPGFSSVLNQQQVTALVDFIYQSPTKVPQWTLTEINNSHRILVSTHQLPKQPTYQADMMNLFVVVESGDHHVTILDGDTFKPIHRFKSHYALHGGPKFSPNGRFVYFASRDGWVSKFDLYSLQITAEIRVGLNTRNLAASADGHYLMAANYLPNTLVLLNSQDLSVADIIPVYDSHGKSSRASAVYTAPPRNSFIVALKDVKEVWEIPYNQQGANQLRQLSVLPEQSLLLPPPPFTIKRIPVTDYLDDFFFDANYQHLVGSSRETHTGNVIQLDQGKKIASIPLAGLPHLGSGIYWDINNQSVMATPNIQKGIISIIDINTWQVIKEIPTEGPGFFIRSHKNSPYAWADVFFGPNKEKVHIIDKQQLKIIKTLAPMPGKNAAHVEFSKDGRYALLSVWDMDGALIIYDAKTLKEVKRLPMKKPSGKYNVYNKTHYAEGTSH, from the coding sequence GTGAACAAAATAGTTGTTTTTGCCACTTATTTTTTGGTTACATTATCACAACTAAACAACCTAGGGTATGCTCAAACAAAACCAGTAACAGATGGAAGAGTACTTTATCAACAACACTGCCAAACTTGCCATGGTAAAAGCCGTTTAGGCGGCCATGGACCTGCCCTCTTACCTGGCAATCTATCTCGTCTAAAGCCTGCTGCAGCAGAAAACGTTATTAATGATGGCAGGCCCGCCACTCAAATGCCGGGCTTTTCCTCTGTTTTGAATCAACAACAGGTAACTGCTTTAGTTGATTTTATTTATCAGTCTCCAACTAAAGTGCCTCAATGGACACTAACAGAAATTAACAACTCTCATCGTATTCTTGTTTCAACGCACCAATTACCAAAACAGCCGACATATCAGGCAGATATGATGAACCTATTTGTGGTTGTGGAAAGTGGCGATCACCATGTCACCATTTTAGATGGTGATACGTTTAAACCAATACATCGATTCAAAAGTCATTATGCCTTACATGGCGGCCCTAAATTTTCTCCCAATGGACGATTTGTTTACTTTGCCTCACGGGATGGCTGGGTGAGTAAGTTTGATCTCTATAGTTTGCAAATAACTGCCGAGATTCGAGTCGGATTAAATACTCGCAATCTAGCAGCCAGTGCAGATGGTCATTATCTTATGGCAGCCAATTATTTACCGAATACTCTGGTATTACTCAACAGCCAGGATCTTTCTGTAGCAGATATTATTCCCGTATATGATAGCCATGGTAAATCATCAAGAGCCAGCGCTGTTTATACTGCCCCTCCTCGTAATAGCTTTATTGTTGCTCTCAAGGATGTTAAAGAAGTTTGGGAAATTCCATATAATCAACAGGGCGCCAACCAACTTAGGCAGTTATCAGTACTACCAGAACAGTCTTTATTATTACCACCACCTCCTTTTACCATCAAACGAATTCCTGTGACAGACTATCTCGATGATTTTTTCTTTGATGCAAACTATCAACACTTGGTTGGTAGCAGTCGGGAAACCCATACTGGCAATGTCATTCAACTTGATCAAGGTAAAAAAATTGCATCTATCCCATTAGCCGGTCTTCCACATCTAGGCTCAGGTATTTATTGGGATATTAACAACCAATCAGTGATGGCCACGCCAAATATTCAAAAAGGTATCATATCTATTATTGATATAAACACTTGGCAAGTGATTAAAGAAATCCCAACTGAAGGCCCTGGCTTTTTTATTCGCAGCCATAAGAACTCTCCTTATGCTTGGGCTGACGTATTTTTTGGGCCAAACAAAGAAAAAGTACATATTATTGATAAACAGCAATTGAAAATAATCAAAACGCTAGCCCCTATGCCAGGGAAAAATGCTGCTCACGTCGAGTTCAGTAAAGATGGCCGCTATGCACTGTTGAGTGTATGGGATATGGATGGCGCGCTTATTATTTACGATGCTAAAACACTCAAGGAAGTTAAACGATTACCTATGAAAAAACCTTCAGGTAAATATAATGTATATAATAAAACACATTATGCTGAAGGAACAAGCCATTAA
- a CDS encoding type IV pili methyl-accepting chemotaxis transducer N-terminal domain-containing protein produces MCVKRSLLTMILTCLLLQPFEPVVSATELSIDGAINIAGRQRMLTQRLTKSYLLIGQGVATGKFKQQLQAGQQLFEKQLAQLANFLNKQKQDALLVPIQIQWSTFNLLITQKPLLNQAGKVIKEADRLLAVCDQLVVTLEQQAKGKKGQLINLAGRQRMLSQRIAMLYAGLSWGVKESDLQKQLQIAVDEYDRALVILRDSAVNNGLLNSALDKVISQWRFSRSGFNFMKNNQYVPFVIAATTESMLKKMERITSQYEAIN; encoded by the coding sequence ATGTGTGTAAAACGCTCTCTGTTAACTATGATTTTGACCTGCTTACTTCTACAGCCGTTTGAGCCTGTTGTGAGTGCCACAGAACTATCAATAGATGGAGCTATTAATATTGCTGGTCGTCAGCGAATGCTTACGCAGAGACTAACAAAATCTTATTTGCTTATTGGGCAAGGTGTCGCCACTGGCAAGTTCAAACAACAGCTGCAGGCTGGGCAGCAGTTATTTGAGAAGCAATTGGCTCAGTTAGCAAATTTCCTTAACAAACAAAAACAGGACGCATTGTTAGTACCAATACAGATACAGTGGTCTACATTCAATCTGCTGATAACACAGAAGCCACTACTTAACCAAGCTGGAAAGGTTATAAAGGAGGCTGATCGCTTACTGGCAGTATGCGATCAGTTAGTAGTAACGCTTGAACAACAGGCAAAAGGTAAAAAAGGTCAGTTAATTAATCTGGCAGGTCGTCAGCGGATGTTGTCGCAAAGAATTGCTATGTTATACGCAGGTTTAAGTTGGGGGGTAAAGGAAAGTGATCTACAAAAACAATTGCAAATAGCCGTTGATGAATATGATCGAGCATTAGTTATTTTAAGAGACTCTGCTGTTAATAATGGATTACTTAATTCGGCCTTGGATAAAGTCATTTCACAGTGGCGGTTTTCTCGGTCTGGTTTTAACTTTATGAAAAACAATCAATATGTGCCTTTTGTTATTGCTGCTACAACCGAGTCTATGTTAAAAAAAATGGAGCGTATTACTAGCCAGTATGAGGCTATTAATTAG